Proteins encoded by one window of Rutidosis leptorrhynchoides isolate AG116_Rl617_1_P2 chromosome 7, CSIRO_AGI_Rlap_v1, whole genome shotgun sequence:
- the LOC139857597 gene encoding light-harvesting complex-like protein OHP2, chloroplastic: MSVASIQCIRITNSSSNPFNSSITASKFCFSSTNPSLITIKCTQSDNSPLRRPSIATPPVKPTPASPPPSPVSPSLPVTPQPAVVAAGHNVVTMEFQRQKAKEIQQYFKQKKLEESNQGPFFGFIAKNEISNGRWAMFGFAVGMLTEYATGSDFVDQVKILLSNFGILDLE, from the exons ATGTCAGTAGCTTCAATTCAATGCATCAGAATCACGAATTCATCATCGAATCCATTTAATTCCTCAATCACTGCttctaaattttgtttttcttcaaCCAATCCAAGTCTAATCACCATAAAATGTACTCAATCTGATAATAGTCCGTTGCGTAGACCATCAATTGCTACCCCACCGGTCAAACCTACTCCGGCGAGCCCACCCCCGTCTCCAGTTTCTCCTTCACTTCCGGTGACGCCGCAGCCGGCGGTGGTAGCGGCAGGTCATAATGTAGTGACGATGGAATTTCAGAGACAAAAAGCCAAGGAAATTCAGCAGTATTTTAAGCAAAAGAAACTTGAAGAATCAAATCAAGGACCTTTTTTTGGATTTATTGCTAAAAATGAAATCTCCAATGGCAG ATGGGCGATGTTCGGGTTTGCAGTTGGGATGTTAACGGAGTATGCAACAGGATCAGACTTTGTTGATCAAGTAAAGATTCTCCTCTCCAATTTTGGGATTCTGGATTTGGAATGA
- the LOC139857596 gene encoding uncharacterized protein, translating to MLCLVCASPIDIGNIKYSEELGMYIKKEGIAVDVVNLLSPMKKDCYCYKERIETFVAAANKDDNSHIKHVRPHAWTLSRDVLLSRKPKFISDASLEEEEIRRLETKKKQERYKRAQLTELEEEEEEISDDASLEEEEEEEEEGTQLMELDSTSSKAVGVKQPSNVEYVEAAFKASDNNNEKAKMGGWWFMFHPFWLLCGCLLFYAIRFKSL from the exons ATGTTATGTTTGGTCTGTGCTAGTCCTATTGATATCGGTAATATCAAATACTCAGAGGAGCTTGGAATGTATATAAAGAAAGAGGGTATAGCTGTTGATGTTGTCAACTTGTTGAGTCCAATGAAGAAGGACTGTTACTGTTATAAGGAGCGGATTGAGACATTTGTTGCTGCTGCTAATAAAGATGACAACAGCCACATTAAACATGTTCGACCTCATGCTTGGACGCTTAGTCGTGACGTCCTCCTATCCAG AAAGCCTAAGTTCATCTCTGATGCTTCACTTGAAGAAGAGGAGATCCGGCGCCTCGAGACGAAAAAAAAACAGGAACGATACAAACGTGCTCAACTTACGGAACTTGAAGAAGAGGAGGAGGAGATCTCTGATGATGCTtcacttgaagaagaagaagaagaagaagaagaaggtactCAACTTATGGAACTTGACAGCACATCATCTAAAGCAGTTGGAGTGAAACAACCTAGTAATGTTGAATATGTGGAAGCTGCATTTAAAGCAtcagataataataatgaaaaggcCAAGATGGGGGGATGGTGGTTTATGTTTCATCCATTTTGGCTACTATGTGGCTGCTTGCTCttttatgccattcggtttaaatCCTTATGA